A DNA window from Chryseobacterium scophthalmum contains the following coding sequences:
- the yhhB gene encoding cyclophane-forming radical SAM/SPASM peptide maturase YhhB, with the protein MQVSNQPIIRCFLFKVASRCNINCDYCYMYNHLDQSYKSQPKIMSKEILETAATRINEYVVENSIDRIAIVYHGGEPLLLGAEVLAKHVEYVRNMIRQETIVDFSLQTNGVLLKETDLELFEKCGLQVSLSLDGGQTANDKHRLDHRGKSTFADTEKALRLLEKKPNVFAGVIAVIDPFNDPSEILSFFSNYDIPQLDFLLPDANYVTIPPHRNEQPDIYENWLLNCFDLWFDHYSALKVRTFDSILASLLGAPSETDGFGFGDVGLITIETDGTYHDLDVLKITGEGTDLTRGDVKTTNIAYAIDSESVKKHRELLRKDGLCLTCQECSVVDVCGGGAVAHRYSDTGFLNPSIYCKELKNLIEHANKKVTDQLQIELDTNSISQISENDIQEYELETGVNNSFINILESFRNSQSEMFMTTISQINKEEYNATVEKILALEPNTLKQIATSPAVVAWTEVIKRRLEGSEAKSVDGETLPIDLKYLQDILNCDITNLFAWPKLQNSDKWLRLPFGNRVYFEDLSQVTDGQTVINKALNLIVKWKSSIVDEMKAISPDVLFIRDLDAPLDRVVSFSDNSVPGALYVQLMRNDKYIHPADLADSIIHEHRHQKLYLLQRVCPIVYSDYPLVASPWREELRPPSGLFHALYVFVELLDFWAFLRKSKEQGLTDVATNNCRKISDQLITGFEVIDKCDLTLLGRELLNCLKNRCEYLMIDDEN; encoded by the coding sequence ATGCAAGTATCAAATCAACCAATTATAAGGTGTTTTCTCTTCAAAGTTGCATCAAGGTGTAATATCAACTGTGATTATTGTTATATGTATAATCATTTGGATCAAAGTTATAAATCACAGCCTAAAATAATGTCTAAAGAGATATTAGAAACTGCAGCAACCAGAATAAATGAATATGTAGTAGAAAATTCGATAGATCGCATTGCAATAGTTTATCATGGAGGCGAACCATTGTTATTGGGTGCTGAAGTGCTTGCGAAACATGTTGAATATGTCAGGAATATGATTCGACAAGAGACGATAGTCGATTTTTCTCTACAAACCAATGGGGTTCTGTTAAAAGAGACTGACTTAGAGCTTTTTGAAAAGTGTGGATTGCAGGTTTCATTGAGTTTAGATGGTGGGCAAACTGCAAATGATAAACATAGATTAGATCACAGAGGGAAATCAACTTTTGCAGACACAGAGAAAGCATTAAGATTACTTGAAAAAAAGCCTAATGTTTTTGCTGGTGTTATTGCAGTAATAGATCCATTTAATGATCCTTCTGAAATCTTATCTTTTTTTAGCAATTACGACATACCGCAACTGGATTTTTTATTACCTGATGCTAATTATGTCACTATCCCTCCTCATAGAAATGAACAACCGGATATATATGAAAATTGGTTATTGAATTGTTTTGATTTGTGGTTTGATCATTATTCTGCTTTGAAGGTAAGGACATTCGATTCTATTTTGGCATCTCTTCTTGGTGCTCCAAGTGAAACGGATGGATTTGGTTTTGGTGATGTAGGATTAATTACAATTGAAACGGATGGGACTTATCATGATCTTGATGTTCTTAAGATAACAGGAGAAGGTACTGACCTTACTCGTGGTGATGTGAAGACGACTAATATTGCTTATGCAATCGATTCTGAAAGTGTAAAGAAACATAGGGAATTACTTCGAAAAGATGGATTATGTTTGACCTGTCAGGAATGCTCGGTAGTAGATGTATGTGGAGGTGGAGCTGTAGCTCATCGTTATAGTGATACAGGCTTTTTAAATCCTAGTATATACTGTAAGGAGCTTAAAAATCTTATTGAGCATGCAAACAAAAAAGTAACGGATCAATTGCAGATAGAACTTGATACAAATTCTATATCGCAGATTAGTGAAAATGATATCCAGGAGTATGAACTTGAAACAGGAGTGAATAATTCATTTATAAACATTTTGGAAAGCTTTAGAAATAGTCAAAGCGAAATGTTCATGACAACTATTTCACAAATTAATAAGGAGGAATATAATGCAACAGTAGAAAAAATTCTTGCTCTTGAACCTAACACACTTAAACAAATTGCCACAAGTCCTGCTGTTGTAGCGTGGACTGAAGTTATAAAGAGAAGGTTAGAAGGAAGCGAAGCTAAATCTGTAGATGGAGAAACTCTTCCAATTGATCTTAAATATTTGCAAGACATTTTAAATTGTGATATTACTAATTTATTTGCTTGGCCTAAATTACAGAATTCAGATAAATGGTTGAGACTGCCCTTTGGCAACAGAGTTTATTTTGAAGATTTATCTCAAGTAACTGATGGACAGACTGTGATAAATAAAGCACTAAATCTTATTGTTAAATGGAAATCCTCTATTGTTGATGAGATGAAAGCTATATCACCAGATGTACTTTTTATTAGAGATTTAGATGCACCACTAGATAGGGTAGTTTCATTCAGTGATAATAGTGTACCGGGCGCTTTGTACGTACAGTTAATGCGGAATGACAAATATATTCATCCAGCCGATCTGGCTGATTCCATTATACACGAGCATCGTCATCAAAAGTTATATCTTTTGCAACGTGTTTGTCCAATTGTATATTCAGATTATCCTTTAGTAGCATCTCCTTGGCGAGAAGAATTAAGACCTCCAAGTGGATTATTTCATGCTTTGTATGTGTTTGTAGAGCTGCTGGATTTCTGGGCGTTTTTACGGAAATCTAAAGAACAAGGCCTTACTGATGTAGCAACAAATAATTGCCGGAAAATTTCGGATCAACTAATAACAGGTTTTGAAGTAATAGACAAATGTGACCTAACTCTGTTAGGACGTGAGTTGCTAAATTGTTTAAAAAATAGATGTGAATATCTAATGATAGACGATGAAAATTAA
- a CDS encoding tyrosine-type recombinase/integrase, whose protein sequence is MDKKFVYTSKLAPYIQGFLKERGLKGYNSSALKWILLEIDKFCNDYNMKDHFIREEIVNKWRKTRTNDSDRSLYMKYNAWIQLGNYMRDLGIDCYVPIPYRKGAKNNYIPYIFTHEEIQTIFSLSNYLKISYKYSQTMIFTMPAILRLLYSAGLRIGEVLAIKNKDIDFEKRTIVINDSKNNTQRLAAINDSLLPVLLQYKEFRDKNPIEKILLPESPFFITQRGKSCLGESVRRWFCEILNTAGISSKSGGNPPRIHDLRHTAAVHSLVKMVRNNIDVYCALPMISLFLGHNDPRSTNNYVRLTNEMFPGIIQLEHPTSLIFPKITQN, encoded by the coding sequence ATGGATAAAAAATTTGTATATACAAGTAAGCTAGCGCCTTATATTCAGGGATTTTTAAAAGAGAGAGGGCTTAAGGGATATAATTCATCGGCACTTAAATGGATTTTATTAGAGATCGATAAATTTTGCAATGATTATAACATGAAAGACCATTTTATAAGAGAAGAGATTGTAAATAAATGGAGAAAAACCAGAACTAATGATAGTGACCGGTCTTTATACATGAAGTACAATGCCTGGATTCAACTAGGTAATTATATGCGTGATTTAGGTATAGACTGTTATGTACCGATTCCTTATAGAAAAGGAGCAAAAAATAATTATATTCCATATATTTTTACCCATGAAGAAATTCAAACTATATTTTCACTCTCAAATTATTTAAAAATAAGTTATAAATATTCACAAACTATGATCTTTACTATGCCGGCAATACTTCGATTACTTTATAGTGCTGGATTAAGAATTGGTGAAGTATTAGCAATTAAAAATAAAGATATCGATTTTGAAAAAAGAACAATAGTAATAAACGATTCTAAAAATAATACTCAAAGACTCGCAGCAATAAATGATTCGTTATTACCAGTATTGCTACAGTACAAAGAATTTCGAGACAAAAATCCAATAGAAAAAATTCTTTTACCTGAGTCACCATTTTTTATTACACAAAGAGGAAAAAGCTGTCTGGGAGAAAGTGTTAGACGTTGGTTTTGTGAAATTTTAAATACAGCAGGAATATCTTCAAAGTCGGGAGGAAATCCTCCACGAATTCATGATCTTAGGCATACCGCTGCTGTTCATAGCCTTGTAAAGATGGTGCGTAATAACATAGATGTTTATTGTGCATTGCCAATGATTTCTTTGTTTTTAGGTCATAACGATCCAAGGTCAACCAATAATTATGTTAGGTTGACAAACGAAATGTTTCCAGGAATAATACAGCTAGAACATCCGACATCTTTAATTTTTCCAAAAATCACTCAAAATTAA
- a CDS encoding GNAT family N-acetyltransferase: MNNITQVSEKDNNISLKLGSGQNLHDKVRGKYWHIYLGEQRVGKIYIDYNTDEVLGNHPSIDIFINKQFQGQHIGRVAYAMACKESGLDEIYMHSRKSNTASIKAAADAGFVELQRPEFRQVVMVWKK; the protein is encoded by the coding sequence ATGAATAATATAACACAGGTTTCTGAAAAAGATAACAATATCTCCTTAAAGCTGGGAAGCGGTCAAAACTTGCACGATAAAGTGAGAGGAAAATATTGGCATATATATCTTGGTGAACAAAGGGTCGGTAAAATATATATTGATTATAATACTGATGAAGTATTGGGGAATCATCCATCAATAGATATTTTCATCAACAAGCAGTTCCAAGGCCAGCATATAGGAAGGGTAGCTTATGCAATGGCTTGTAAGGAAAGCGGTCTAGATGAGATCTATATGCATTCACGAAAGTCCAATACTGCATCGATTAAAGCTGCCGCAGATGCAGGTTTTGTCGAATTGCAAAGACCAGAATTTCGGCAAGTTGTTATGGTCTGGAAAAAATAG
- a CDS encoding glycosyltransferase family 2 protein codes for MNSTNQIKTFIVMPCFNEEDNLIESLSSLGFASKGIQESMDVNLVMIDNNSTDSTFSIASRIKGQFPERIHLIKESEQGYIPARHAGNVYVKDLAEEKGWVIDNILILQADADTLYSNGYVSAMRDASSFFGLNTMLEAYSEYPKSFKHKFADYIELCSRIDHTLESIFVKSKTYDIIVDDKQCAYRLGDYFRWGTHIREFLANGDEIFAETTRLFLKARLSGATKVMLNSVYAEHSSRRILEHPILQYITAGFPREMAWKIKWLDKSISIKEFLKLKDSDSIAWDDITNVRIIHLISLFNVLPIYINRILGIKTTTCSNILYDSISDLLPLYNREILMVNPGHLILNVLNVVEQNFTSLKRLIYNEIGGETGDENISKKRG; via the coding sequence AGGATAATTTAATTGAATCTTTATCATCATTGGGATTTGCTAGCAAAGGTATCCAAGAAAGCATGGATGTAAATCTTGTTATGATCGATAATAACTCGACAGACTCTACCTTCTCTATTGCCAGTAGGATTAAAGGTCAATTTCCAGAAAGAATCCACTTGATTAAAGAGTCTGAACAAGGATATATTCCTGCTAGGCATGCTGGGAATGTTTATGTTAAAGATCTGGCTGAAGAGAAGGGGTGGGTAATTGATAATATTTTAATTTTACAGGCTGATGCAGATACTCTCTATTCAAATGGGTATGTGTCCGCAATGAGGGATGCAAGTTCTTTTTTTGGCTTAAATACGATGCTTGAAGCATATAGCGAATATCCGAAATCATTTAAGCACAAATTTGCGGATTACATTGAGTTGTGTAGTAGAATTGATCATACTCTGGAATCCATTTTTGTAAAGAGTAAAACATATGATATTATTGTTGATGATAAACAATGTGCATACAGATTAGGAGATTATTTTCGATGGGGTACACATATTAGAGAGTTTTTGGCAAATGGTGATGAGATCTTTGCAGAAACAACAAGATTGTTTCTAAAAGCAAGACTTTCTGGTGCAACTAAGGTAATGCTCAATAGTGTTTATGCTGAACATTCATCAAGGCGAATATTAGAACATCCAATATTGCAATATATTACGGCAGGATTTCCCAGAGAAATGGCATGGAAAATAAAATGGCTAGATAAAAGTATAAGCATAAAGGAATTTCTTAAACTAAAAGATAGTGATTCTATTGCTTGGGATGATATAACTAATGTCAGGATTATTCACTTGATTTCTCTTTTTAATGTATTACCTATATATATAAACAGGATTTTAGGTATAAAAACGACAACTTGTTCCAACATCCTATATGATTCAATTTCGGATTTATTACCACTTTATAATAGGGAGATATTGATGGTAAATCCAGGACATCTTATTCTTAATGTTTTAAATGTCGTTGAGCAGAACTTTACAAGCTTAAAGCGCTTAATATATAATGAAATAGGTGGAGAAACTGGTGATGAAAATATCAGTAAAAAAAGAGGATGA
- the yhhA gene encoding YhhA family cyclophane-containing RiPP (triceptide-type peptide natural product; maturases include a radical SAM/SPASM enzyme and a 2OG-Fe(II) oxygenase) — translation MENFSTNGSPMANPKDKLLPKLKQLNTAHPALNRMRSKAMQVSGNEAITDYSRMHHRHNRS, via the coding sequence ATGGAAAATTTTTCAACGAATGGATCGCCGATGGCAAATCCAAAAGATAAGTTGTTGCCAAAGTTAAAGCAACTTAACACAGCCCATCCTGCATTAAATAGGATGCGTTCAAAAGCAATGCAAGTTAGCGGGAATGAAGCTATAACTGACTATAGCAGAATGCATCATCGCCATAACAGGTCATAA
- a CDS encoding tyrosine-type recombinase/integrase codes for MTDFAKYLQSFFHKYLLGNYGASSNTIRAYKKSFSLLVSFMTKVKNIPPHKLELKHLNKDSISEFLMWLETDCNNSISTRNNRYGAICSFCKYLQYEVPDRLAEWQNIRSIKSKKGFSKVMNYLSVEGINLLLEQASMDTLASRRDLAMLALLYDSGMRVQELVDLSPSCVRFEYPYHIRVTGKGNKQRDIPLLKEQINLLERYVKENHLLRPEKQFSPLFFNRGGGKLTPAGITYILKKYAKSARIVNSHLIPEIISPHVFRHSKAMHLLQGGVNIVYIRDILGHVSVQTTERYARADSKQKRDALEAAYQDVIPEKGKLGSWEGNDEEIDFLTNLGI; via the coding sequence ATGACAGATTTTGCAAAATACTTACAAAGTTTTTTCCATAAATATCTTCTTGGAAATTATGGAGCTTCATCCAATACTATAAGAGCATATAAAAAAAGCTTCAGTTTGTTGGTATCATTTATGACTAAGGTAAAAAATATACCTCCTCACAAACTTGAACTAAAACATTTAAATAAAGATTCAATATCTGAATTTTTGATGTGGCTTGAGACGGATTGCAATAATTCTATTTCAACAAGAAATAATCGTTACGGAGCCATTTGTTCTTTTTGTAAATATTTACAATATGAAGTACCAGACAGATTAGCTGAGTGGCAAAATATCCGATCAATTAAAAGTAAAAAAGGATTTTCAAAAGTAATGAATTATTTGTCTGTAGAAGGTATAAATTTATTACTTGAACAAGCGTCTATGGACACTTTGGCTTCTCGTCGGGATTTAGCTATGTTAGCATTGTTATATGATAGCGGAATGCGAGTTCAGGAACTTGTAGATCTAAGCCCATCATGTGTAAGGTTTGAATATCCTTATCATATAAGAGTAACAGGTAAAGGTAATAAGCAACGAGACATTCCTTTGCTGAAAGAACAAATTAATTTATTGGAACGATATGTCAAAGAGAATCATTTGCTCAGGCCTGAAAAACAATTTAGCCCTTTATTTTTTAATCGAGGAGGAGGAAAGCTTACTCCTGCAGGTATAACTTATATTTTAAAGAAATACGCAAAAAGTGCTAGAATAGTTAATAGCCATCTGATTCCTGAAATTATTAGTCCTCACGTGTTTAGGCATTCTAAAGCAATGCACCTTTTACAAGGTGGAGTTAATATTGTTTACATTCGAGATATTTTAGGACATGTAAGTGTACAAACAACGGAGAGGTATGCAAGAGCTGATTCAAAACAAAAACGGGATGCTCTTGAAGCAGCTTACCAAGATGTAATCCCAGAAAAAGGAAAACTTGGTTCTTGGGAAGGAAATGATGAGGAGATAGATTTTTTAACTAATTTAGGTATTTAA